The following coding sequences are from one Polyodon spathula isolate WHYD16114869_AA chromosome 7, ASM1765450v1, whole genome shotgun sequence window:
- the LOC121318454 gene encoding caprin-2-like isoform X6, with protein MVQLSPSPIPCLSPTEQADDGKMTVKAEKKQGSPKSDAQPSLTSLQLALSASTTTYQGYDTYIEDGLICLKHKIRNIEKKKIKLEDYRQRLKEGELLNQDQLEAVEKYDEVIHNLAFAKELQKTFGSLSQELLKAQKKAVRREQVLKIETEKRRLRTILQVQYILQNLQEEHVRKDFRSGLNGALFLSARELDYLLKFSKLASLMRDEQMSLEDQMEQATSYLWELLEGGEKVVVGTTYKHLKAQMAKLMDCGYFDHIPVPQSKMLEEVKEVHKVVEVMKTEPLSKLLTEGAKELVKVPEPSVQIIQTREVQSREFLNRRYLPETDFHSQGKTKTLQPWKADFAATKQEPPDSWEMQFDDSRTTSPQPVPTKQGRPAAGLVAKAPVESKVTATSPKPDSVLECESSPVSAMPLLTPLSVLASSTPIAPREPKQKKQALQTGSSTDHSPGTSLNGDRSLSGSEIDLASAAAHETISASPEAVSFVSPPAIYQTASIPAPLVEKGMDPTRMPLLCEEQMPLCNDTISTPELQTQAFQSPPTSNHTLSMSAAPFQAMHTVFKVNASLPPRDEPDMKPESYNQSHSTASTQTTPQCSSQPAYTLDQNALPHETLQPVTTYQSECPVSNGCQVYMSPGQPNAFPRSNQAYYNNRGAIRGTPRGSRGLANSYRSPGGYKAGFDGYRGGIHSPCGNYTQQSYPAREYTTMLYGSREAGYQQNYKRGGGPAGQKANSRAGWSDSSQVSSPERDHETFNSVDSGQGDSRCITPIDIPVTSQATTLMPVHVYPLPPQMRVAFSAARTSNFTPGTLDQTISFDLLLNNLGETFEMHMGRFSCPVNGTYVFIFHMLKLAVNVPLYVNLMKNEEVLVSAYANDGAPDHETASNHAVLQLYQGDQIWLRLHRGAIYGSSWKYSTFSGYLLYQD; from the exons ATGGTGCAGCTTTCCCCTTCCCCTATACCTTGCCTTTCTCCTACAGAACAGGCAGATGATGGGAAGATGACGGTCAAGGCTGAGAAGAAGCAGGGAAGCCCCAAGTCTGATGCCCAGCCTTCCCTCACCTCACTGCAGCTGGCTCTGTCTGCTTCCACCACCACTTACCAGGGCTATGACACCTACATAGAGGATGGGCTAATCTGCCTTAAACACAAGAtcagaaacattgaaaaaaagaag ATTAAGCTGGAGGACTATAGGCAGCGTCTGAAGGAAGGAGAACTTCTTAATCAAGATCAACTG GAGGCAGTGGAAAAGTATGATGAAGTCATTCATAATTTGGCATTTGCCAAGGAGTTGCAGAAGACATTTGGTTCACTGAGTCAAGAA CTGTTAAAAGCCCAGAAGAAGGCAGTGCGGCGTGAGCAGGTTCTGAAGATTGAAACAGAGAAGCGCCGCCTGCGCACCATCCTCCAGGTGCAGTACATTCTGCAGAACCTGCAGGAGGAGCACGTGAGGAAAGACTTCCGCAGCGGCCTCAACGGGGCCCTCTTTCTCTCTGCCAGGGAGCTTGACTACCTCCTGAAGTTCTCCAAACTTGCCTCCCTGATGCGCGATGAGCAGATGAG CCTGGAGGACCAGATGGAGCAGGCAACAAGCTACCTTTGGGAGTTACTTGAAGGAGGAGAAAAAGTTGTGGTTGGTACTACCT ATAAACACCTGAAGGCACAGATGGCAAAACTGATGGACTGTGGGTACTTTGACCACATTCCTGTCCCTCAGAGTAAGATGCTGGAGGAGGTGAAAGAGGTTCATAAGGTAGTGGAAGTGATGAAGACAGAACCGCTAAGCAAGCTGCTGACAGAGGGTGCGAAGGAGCTGGTGAAAGTACCAG AACCTTCTGTGCAGATTATACAGACAAGGGAAGTTCAGTCAAGAGAG TTTCTTAACAGACGCTACTTGCCTGAAACAGACTTCCACAGCCAAGGAAAGACAAAGACCCTGCAGCCCTGGAAAGCAGATTTTGCAGCCACAAAACAGGAGCCTCCTGACTCTTGGGAGATGCAGTTTGATGATAGCAGAACGACATCCCCACAGCCAGTGCCAACCAAGCAAGGGAGACCTGCTGCTGGGCTTGTTGCAAAAGCCCCGGTGGAGTCTAAAGTAACAGCCACTTCACCAAAACCG GACTCTGTGCTGGAATGTGAGAGTTCACCTGTGAGTGCCATGCCCCTGTTAACACCGCTTTCTGTGCTTGCCTCATCCACCCCCATAG CACCAAGAGAACCAAAGCAGAAAAAACAAGCCTTGCAG aCTGGCTCTTCAACTGATCACAGTCCCGGCACTAGCTTGAATGGAGATCGATCACTGAGTGGTTCTGAAATTGACCTTGCTTCAGCAGCTGCACAT gaaactaTTTCAGCATCGCCTGAGGCAGTGTCCTTTGTTTCTCCTCCAGCAATATATCAAACTGCATCAATCCCAGCCCCTTTGGTAGAGAAGGGCATGGACCCGACTCGG ATGCCTCTGCTATGTGAAGAGCAGATGCCCCTTTGCAACGACACAATATCAACCCCTGAATTACAGACTCAGGCATTCCAATCACCTCCCACCAGCAACCATACCTTAAGCATGAGTGCAGCTCCCTTTCAGGCCATGCATACT GTTTTTAAAGTGAATGCTTCATTGCCGCCGAGGGATGAACCAGACATGAAACCAGAATCCTACAACCAGAGCCATTctacagccagcacccagacaaCCCCGCAGTGTTCCTCGCAGCCAGCCTACACGCTCGACCAAAACGCTCTCCCTCATGAAACCCTGCAGCCAG TCACAACTTATCAGTCTGAATGTCCAGTTAGCAATGGATGTCAAGTTTACATGTCTCCAGGACAACCGAATGCCTTCCCTCGCTCAAACCAAGCCTACTACAATAACAGAGGCGCAATAAGAGGAACACCCCGTGGGAGCAGAGGCCTGGCAAACTCTTATCGCTCACCTGGTGGATATAAAG CAGGGTTTGATGGTTACAGAGGTGGAATTCATTCTCCGTGTGGAAACTACACTCAACAATCCTATCCTGCCAGAGAATATACAACAATGCTATATGGATCAAGG GAAGCTGGGTATCAGCAGAACTATAAACGTGGAGGAGGGCCTGCTGGACAGAAAGCAAATTCAAGAG CAGGGTGGAGTGACTCCTCTCAGGTGAGCAGTCCAGAACGAGATCATGAAACCTTCAACAGTGTGGACTCTGGCCAGGGGGACTCCCGCTGCATCACGCCTATCGACATTCCGGTCACGAGCCAGGCGACCACCCTCATGCCTGTGCATGTCTACCCGCTCCCTCCACAGATGCGTGTGGCCTTCTCCGCTGCCCGCACCTCCAACTTCACCCCGGGCACCCTGGACCAGACCATCTCCTTTGACCTGCTGCTCAATAACCTCGGGGAGACCTTTGAAATGCATATGGGCCGGTTCTCCTGCCCGGTCAATGGCACTTACGTTTTCATTTTCCACATGCTGAAGCTGGCGGTTAATGTACCGCTCTACGTGAATCTCATGAAGAATGAAGAGGTCTTGGTGTCTGCCTATGCCAATGATGGTGCCCCTGACCATGAGACTGCCAGCAACCATGCTGTGCTTCAGCTTTACCAAGGAGACCAAATCTGGCTTCGTCTACACAGAGGTGCCATCTATGGAAGTAGCTGGAAATATTCCACATTCTCTGGCTACCTCTTGTACCAGGACTGA
- the LOC121318454 gene encoding caprin-2-like isoform X2, translated as MVQLSPSPIPCLSPTEQADDGKMTVKAEKKQGSPKSDAQPSLTSLQLALSASTTTYQGYDTYIEDGLICLKHKIRNIEKKKIKLEDYRQRLKEGELLNQDQLEAVEKYDEVIHNLAFAKELQKTFGSLSQELLKAQKKAVRREQVLKIETEKRRLRTILQVQYILQNLQEEHVRKDFRSGLNGALFLSARELDYLLKFSKLASLMRDEQMSLEDQMEQATSYLWELLEGGEKVVVGTTYKHLKAQMAKLMDCGYFDHIPVPQSKMLEEVKEVHKVVEVMKTEPLSKLLTEGAKELVKVPEPSVQIIQTREVQSREFLNRRYLPETDFHSQGKTKTLQPWKADFAATKQEPPDSWEMQFDDSRTTSPQPVPTKQGRPAAGLVAKAPVESKVTATSPKPKRERKPKDEHEVKPMPKPIHSPIAVFNSTSSLPKDPALRRQKLQDLMAQIQGSFSFMQDSVLECESSPVSAMPLLTPLSVLASSTPIAPREPKQKKQALQTGSSTDHSPGTSLNGDRSLSGSEIDLASAAAHETISASPEAVSFVSPPAIYQTASIPAPLVEKGMDPTRMPLLCEEQMPLCNDTISTPELQTQAFQSPPTSNHTLSMSAAPFQAMHTVFKVNASLPPRDEPDMKPESYNQSHSTASTQTTPQCSSQPAYTLDQNALPHETLQPVTTYQSECPVSNGCQVYMSPGQPNAFPRSNQAYYNNRGAIRGTPRGSRGLANSYRSPGGYKGFDGYRGGIHSPCGNYTQQSYPAREYTTMLYGSREAGYQQNYKRGGGPAGQKANSRAGWSDSSQVSSPERDHETFNSVDSGQGDSRCITPIDIPVTSQATTLMPVHVYPLPPQMRVAFSAARTSNFTPGTLDQTISFDLLLNNLGETFEMHMGRFSCPVNGTYVFIFHMLKLAVNVPLYVNLMKNEEVLVSAYANDGAPDHETASNHAVLQLYQGDQIWLRLHRGAIYGSSWKYSTFSGYLLYQD; from the exons ATGGTGCAGCTTTCCCCTTCCCCTATACCTTGCCTTTCTCCTACAGAACAGGCAGATGATGGGAAGATGACGGTCAAGGCTGAGAAGAAGCAGGGAAGCCCCAAGTCTGATGCCCAGCCTTCCCTCACCTCACTGCAGCTGGCTCTGTCTGCTTCCACCACCACTTACCAGGGCTATGACACCTACATAGAGGATGGGCTAATCTGCCTTAAACACAAGAtcagaaacattgaaaaaaagaag ATTAAGCTGGAGGACTATAGGCAGCGTCTGAAGGAAGGAGAACTTCTTAATCAAGATCAACTG GAGGCAGTGGAAAAGTATGATGAAGTCATTCATAATTTGGCATTTGCCAAGGAGTTGCAGAAGACATTTGGTTCACTGAGTCAAGAA CTGTTAAAAGCCCAGAAGAAGGCAGTGCGGCGTGAGCAGGTTCTGAAGATTGAAACAGAGAAGCGCCGCCTGCGCACCATCCTCCAGGTGCAGTACATTCTGCAGAACCTGCAGGAGGAGCACGTGAGGAAAGACTTCCGCAGCGGCCTCAACGGGGCCCTCTTTCTCTCTGCCAGGGAGCTTGACTACCTCCTGAAGTTCTCCAAACTTGCCTCCCTGATGCGCGATGAGCAGATGAG CCTGGAGGACCAGATGGAGCAGGCAACAAGCTACCTTTGGGAGTTACTTGAAGGAGGAGAAAAAGTTGTGGTTGGTACTACCT ATAAACACCTGAAGGCACAGATGGCAAAACTGATGGACTGTGGGTACTTTGACCACATTCCTGTCCCTCAGAGTAAGATGCTGGAGGAGGTGAAAGAGGTTCATAAGGTAGTGGAAGTGATGAAGACAGAACCGCTAAGCAAGCTGCTGACAGAGGGTGCGAAGGAGCTGGTGAAAGTACCAG AACCTTCTGTGCAGATTATACAGACAAGGGAAGTTCAGTCAAGAGAG TTTCTTAACAGACGCTACTTGCCTGAAACAGACTTCCACAGCCAAGGAAAGACAAAGACCCTGCAGCCCTGGAAAGCAGATTTTGCAGCCACAAAACAGGAGCCTCCTGACTCTTGGGAGATGCAGTTTGATGATAGCAGAACGACATCCCCACAGCCAGTGCCAACCAAGCAAGGGAGACCTGCTGCTGGGCTTGTTGCAAAAGCCCCGGTGGAGTCTAAAGTAACAGCCACTTCACCAAAACCG aaacgTGAGCGGAAACCCAAAGATGAACATGAAGTTAAACCA ATGCCAAAGCCAATACATTCCCCCATAGCTGTGTTCAATTCCACTTCCTCCCTTCCAAAGGACCCAGCACTGAGAAGGCAGAAGCTACAAGATTTGATGGCTCAGATCCAAGGGTCATTCAGTTTTATGCAG GACTCTGTGCTGGAATGTGAGAGTTCACCTGTGAGTGCCATGCCCCTGTTAACACCGCTTTCTGTGCTTGCCTCATCCACCCCCATAG CACCAAGAGAACCAAAGCAGAAAAAACAAGCCTTGCAG aCTGGCTCTTCAACTGATCACAGTCCCGGCACTAGCTTGAATGGAGATCGATCACTGAGTGGTTCTGAAATTGACCTTGCTTCAGCAGCTGCACAT gaaactaTTTCAGCATCGCCTGAGGCAGTGTCCTTTGTTTCTCCTCCAGCAATATATCAAACTGCATCAATCCCAGCCCCTTTGGTAGAGAAGGGCATGGACCCGACTCGG ATGCCTCTGCTATGTGAAGAGCAGATGCCCCTTTGCAACGACACAATATCAACCCCTGAATTACAGACTCAGGCATTCCAATCACCTCCCACCAGCAACCATACCTTAAGCATGAGTGCAGCTCCCTTTCAGGCCATGCATACT GTTTTTAAAGTGAATGCTTCATTGCCGCCGAGGGATGAACCAGACATGAAACCAGAATCCTACAACCAGAGCCATTctacagccagcacccagacaaCCCCGCAGTGTTCCTCGCAGCCAGCCTACACGCTCGACCAAAACGCTCTCCCTCATGAAACCCTGCAGCCAG TCACAACTTATCAGTCTGAATGTCCAGTTAGCAATGGATGTCAAGTTTACATGTCTCCAGGACAACCGAATGCCTTCCCTCGCTCAAACCAAGCCTACTACAATAACAGAGGCGCAATAAGAGGAACACCCCGTGGGAGCAGAGGCCTGGCAAACTCTTATCGCTCACCTGGTGGATATAAAG GGTTTGATGGTTACAGAGGTGGAATTCATTCTCCGTGTGGAAACTACACTCAACAATCCTATCCTGCCAGAGAATATACAACAATGCTATATGGATCAAGG GAAGCTGGGTATCAGCAGAACTATAAACGTGGAGGAGGGCCTGCTGGACAGAAAGCAAATTCAAGAG CAGGGTGGAGTGACTCCTCTCAGGTGAGCAGTCCAGAACGAGATCATGAAACCTTCAACAGTGTGGACTCTGGCCAGGGGGACTCCCGCTGCATCACGCCTATCGACATTCCGGTCACGAGCCAGGCGACCACCCTCATGCCTGTGCATGTCTACCCGCTCCCTCCACAGATGCGTGTGGCCTTCTCCGCTGCCCGCACCTCCAACTTCACCCCGGGCACCCTGGACCAGACCATCTCCTTTGACCTGCTGCTCAATAACCTCGGGGAGACCTTTGAAATGCATATGGGCCGGTTCTCCTGCCCGGTCAATGGCACTTACGTTTTCATTTTCCACATGCTGAAGCTGGCGGTTAATGTACCGCTCTACGTGAATCTCATGAAGAATGAAGAGGTCTTGGTGTCTGCCTATGCCAATGATGGTGCCCCTGACCATGAGACTGCCAGCAACCATGCTGTGCTTCAGCTTTACCAAGGAGACCAAATCTGGCTTCGTCTACACAGAGGTGCCATCTATGGAAGTAGCTGGAAATATTCCACATTCTCTGGCTACCTCTTGTACCAGGACTGA
- the LOC121318454 gene encoding caprin-2-like isoform X5 — protein MVQLSPSPIPCLSPTEQADDGKMTVKAEKKQGSPKSDAQPSLTSLQLALSASTTTYQGYDTYIEDGLICLKHKIRNIEKKKIKLEDYRQRLKEGELLNQDQLEAVEKYDEVIHNLAFAKELQKTFGSLSQELLKAQKKAVRREQVLKIETEKRRLRTILQVQYILQNLQEEHVRKDFRSGLNGALFLSARELDYLLKFSKLASLMRDEQMSLEDQMEQATSYLWELLEGGEKVVVGTTYKHLKAQMAKLMDCGYFDHIPVPQSKMLEEVKEVHKVVEVMKTEPLSKLLTEGAKELVKVPEPSVQIIQTREVQSREFLNRRYLPETDFHSQGKTKTLQPWKADFAATKQEPPDSWEMQFDDSRTTSPQPVPTKQGRPAAGLVAKAPVESKVTATSPKPKRERKPKDEHEVKPDSVLECESSPVSAMPLLTPLSVLASSTPIAPREPKQKKQALQTGSSTDHSPGTSLNGDRSLSGSEIDLASAAAHETISASPEAVSFVSPPAIYQTASIPAPLVEKGMDPTRMPLLCEEQMPLCNDTISTPELQTQAFQSPPTSNHTLSMSAAPFQAMHTVFKVNASLPPRDEPDMKPESYNQSHSTASTQTTPQCSSQPAYTLDQNALPHETLQPVTTYQSECPVSNGCQVYMSPGQPNAFPRSNQAYYNNRGAIRGTPRGSRGLANSYRSPGGYKAGFDGYRGGIHSPCGNYTQQSYPAREYTTMLYGSREAGYQQNYKRGGGPAGQKANSRAGWSDSSQVSSPERDHETFNSVDSGQGDSRCITPIDIPVTSQATTLMPVHVYPLPPQMRVAFSAARTSNFTPGTLDQTISFDLLLNNLGETFEMHMGRFSCPVNGTYVFIFHMLKLAVNVPLYVNLMKNEEVLVSAYANDGAPDHETASNHAVLQLYQGDQIWLRLHRGAIYGSSWKYSTFSGYLLYQD, from the exons ATGGTGCAGCTTTCCCCTTCCCCTATACCTTGCCTTTCTCCTACAGAACAGGCAGATGATGGGAAGATGACGGTCAAGGCTGAGAAGAAGCAGGGAAGCCCCAAGTCTGATGCCCAGCCTTCCCTCACCTCACTGCAGCTGGCTCTGTCTGCTTCCACCACCACTTACCAGGGCTATGACACCTACATAGAGGATGGGCTAATCTGCCTTAAACACAAGAtcagaaacattgaaaaaaagaag ATTAAGCTGGAGGACTATAGGCAGCGTCTGAAGGAAGGAGAACTTCTTAATCAAGATCAACTG GAGGCAGTGGAAAAGTATGATGAAGTCATTCATAATTTGGCATTTGCCAAGGAGTTGCAGAAGACATTTGGTTCACTGAGTCAAGAA CTGTTAAAAGCCCAGAAGAAGGCAGTGCGGCGTGAGCAGGTTCTGAAGATTGAAACAGAGAAGCGCCGCCTGCGCACCATCCTCCAGGTGCAGTACATTCTGCAGAACCTGCAGGAGGAGCACGTGAGGAAAGACTTCCGCAGCGGCCTCAACGGGGCCCTCTTTCTCTCTGCCAGGGAGCTTGACTACCTCCTGAAGTTCTCCAAACTTGCCTCCCTGATGCGCGATGAGCAGATGAG CCTGGAGGACCAGATGGAGCAGGCAACAAGCTACCTTTGGGAGTTACTTGAAGGAGGAGAAAAAGTTGTGGTTGGTACTACCT ATAAACACCTGAAGGCACAGATGGCAAAACTGATGGACTGTGGGTACTTTGACCACATTCCTGTCCCTCAGAGTAAGATGCTGGAGGAGGTGAAAGAGGTTCATAAGGTAGTGGAAGTGATGAAGACAGAACCGCTAAGCAAGCTGCTGACAGAGGGTGCGAAGGAGCTGGTGAAAGTACCAG AACCTTCTGTGCAGATTATACAGACAAGGGAAGTTCAGTCAAGAGAG TTTCTTAACAGACGCTACTTGCCTGAAACAGACTTCCACAGCCAAGGAAAGACAAAGACCCTGCAGCCCTGGAAAGCAGATTTTGCAGCCACAAAACAGGAGCCTCCTGACTCTTGGGAGATGCAGTTTGATGATAGCAGAACGACATCCCCACAGCCAGTGCCAACCAAGCAAGGGAGACCTGCTGCTGGGCTTGTTGCAAAAGCCCCGGTGGAGTCTAAAGTAACAGCCACTTCACCAAAACCG aaacgTGAGCGGAAACCCAAAGATGAACATGAAGTTAAACCA GACTCTGTGCTGGAATGTGAGAGTTCACCTGTGAGTGCCATGCCCCTGTTAACACCGCTTTCTGTGCTTGCCTCATCCACCCCCATAG CACCAAGAGAACCAAAGCAGAAAAAACAAGCCTTGCAG aCTGGCTCTTCAACTGATCACAGTCCCGGCACTAGCTTGAATGGAGATCGATCACTGAGTGGTTCTGAAATTGACCTTGCTTCAGCAGCTGCACAT gaaactaTTTCAGCATCGCCTGAGGCAGTGTCCTTTGTTTCTCCTCCAGCAATATATCAAACTGCATCAATCCCAGCCCCTTTGGTAGAGAAGGGCATGGACCCGACTCGG ATGCCTCTGCTATGTGAAGAGCAGATGCCCCTTTGCAACGACACAATATCAACCCCTGAATTACAGACTCAGGCATTCCAATCACCTCCCACCAGCAACCATACCTTAAGCATGAGTGCAGCTCCCTTTCAGGCCATGCATACT GTTTTTAAAGTGAATGCTTCATTGCCGCCGAGGGATGAACCAGACATGAAACCAGAATCCTACAACCAGAGCCATTctacagccagcacccagacaaCCCCGCAGTGTTCCTCGCAGCCAGCCTACACGCTCGACCAAAACGCTCTCCCTCATGAAACCCTGCAGCCAG TCACAACTTATCAGTCTGAATGTCCAGTTAGCAATGGATGTCAAGTTTACATGTCTCCAGGACAACCGAATGCCTTCCCTCGCTCAAACCAAGCCTACTACAATAACAGAGGCGCAATAAGAGGAACACCCCGTGGGAGCAGAGGCCTGGCAAACTCTTATCGCTCACCTGGTGGATATAAAG CAGGGTTTGATGGTTACAGAGGTGGAATTCATTCTCCGTGTGGAAACTACACTCAACAATCCTATCCTGCCAGAGAATATACAACAATGCTATATGGATCAAGG GAAGCTGGGTATCAGCAGAACTATAAACGTGGAGGAGGGCCTGCTGGACAGAAAGCAAATTCAAGAG CAGGGTGGAGTGACTCCTCTCAGGTGAGCAGTCCAGAACGAGATCATGAAACCTTCAACAGTGTGGACTCTGGCCAGGGGGACTCCCGCTGCATCACGCCTATCGACATTCCGGTCACGAGCCAGGCGACCACCCTCATGCCTGTGCATGTCTACCCGCTCCCTCCACAGATGCGTGTGGCCTTCTCCGCTGCCCGCACCTCCAACTTCACCCCGGGCACCCTGGACCAGACCATCTCCTTTGACCTGCTGCTCAATAACCTCGGGGAGACCTTTGAAATGCATATGGGCCGGTTCTCCTGCCCGGTCAATGGCACTTACGTTTTCATTTTCCACATGCTGAAGCTGGCGGTTAATGTACCGCTCTACGTGAATCTCATGAAGAATGAAGAGGTCTTGGTGTCTGCCTATGCCAATGATGGTGCCCCTGACCATGAGACTGCCAGCAACCATGCTGTGCTTCAGCTTTACCAAGGAGACCAAATCTGGCTTCGTCTACACAGAGGTGCCATCTATGGAAGTAGCTGGAAATATTCCACATTCTCTGGCTACCTCTTGTACCAGGACTGA